A window of Nicotiana sylvestris chromosome 8, ASM39365v2, whole genome shotgun sequence genomic DNA:
tttccacaaaattattattacttttcctgatgaaccagtgactgtgacatgtaatgaggcaacgcaacataagaatagtgattcagaggaagaagatgagatacccgaggaaatcgtcaaggaggttgaaaattttgagaataagcctatgtccaatctggacgagaccgaagcagtaaatttgggagacgccaagACCAACAAGGAGACCCGCAttagcattcacttgtcaccaacagagaaggaagagtacattctattcctaaaagagtatgaggatatttttgcatgatcATATGATAACATGACCGgcttgagcacatccatagtggttCATATGTTGCCtataatcccatgtgtccgccactaaaacaaaaactcagaaagttcaaaccagacatcagcttgaaaatcaaggagaaagttaccaagcagatcaaagccaaagttctcagagtggttgagtacccaacctggttagctaacattgtgccagttccaaaaaaggatgggaagttcagggtatgtgtcgactatcgagatttaaataAAGCCCGTCATAATGAAGACTTCCTACTGacaaatatacacatcttgatcgataattgagCCAAttatgaactccaatcctttgtagattgcttcgcgggttatcactagatttggatggatgaagatgATGTAGAGAAGACAACTTTCACCATACTGTagggtgtatactgttacaaaatgatgccattcagtCTGaggaatgctggggcaacctacatgagagtcatgacaaccatcttccatgatataatacacaaagaaatagaggtgtatgtggacgacatcattatcaaatccaagagggccgcagatcacatagcagacctgagaaaattctttgacaggctaaggtggtacaatttgaaattgaaccccataaagtgcgcatttggggttcctgcaagaaaattattgggattcatcatcagtcgtCGAAGGAtcgaactggatccatctaaagtcaaagctatttaggacttaccaccacctaagagtaAAAAGGATGTGACAAGATTCTTAGGgagtctcaactatatcagtcgctttagagcacagtccacagtcatatgtgaacccatcttgaagatgctaagaaaggatgctgaaacaagttggaccgaggattgtcagaaagcttttgaaaaaatcaaggagtacctgtccacactgctagttctggtcccgccagaaccaggacgacctttgctactttatctatccgtattggatggagccttcagatgtgttttgggacaatatGATGAGACAGGCAGAAAGGAGCATGCAATAtattacttgagcaagaagttcatgCCTTATGAAGCTCGGTATTCGCTGCTTGAGCGCACTTGTTGTACATTGACCTGGAtagcccagaaattgaggcattacttctgtgcctgcACTACCTACCTCATATCTAAGATGGACCGcctaaagtacatattccagaaacccatgctgACCGGGAAGTTGGCTAAGTGGaagatactactaagtgagttcgatatcgtttgtgtaactcaaaaggcggtcaagggaTAAGCATTGGcaaatcaccttgctgaaaatctggtgggaggaaaatataaacccttgaaaatgtattttcctgatgaagaagtatcatttgtgggagaagacattaccgaagcatatgatGGTTAGAGGATGTTTTTTGATGttgccgcaaatttcaaaggagtgggcattggagaaGTTTTGGTTTTAGAAACAGGCCAACACTatctggtatctgctaaactcagatttccttgcaccaacaacatggtgaaatatgaagcctgcataccaGGGCttaacatggcagtcgacatgaacgttcaggagttgctagtgatcgatAATTcaaatttgcttgtgcaccaggtacaaggagagtgagccaccaaaaattccaagatattgccatatctataccatgtgcaggaattgagaaagaggtttacaaagatagaattcaggTATGTGCCCAGAATTCCGAATGATTTTGTCGAGGCactagccactttgtcatctatgatacaatatCCGAataagaactacattgatcctattccgatgaggatccataatcagccggcatattgtgctcatgacGAGGacgaagcagatggaaagccttggttccatgacatcaaagagtacatatcaaaaggagaataccctgAGCATGCAAATCATACTTAGAAACGCATGCTctggagattgtcaaatcacttcttccacagcggatgAAACTTGTACAGAataactcctgatttgggtttactaagatgtgttgacgtaGAGAAAGCATCCAAGTTGCTCGAGGATGTGCATGTTGGGACCTGTgacccacacatgaatggttttgtcttggctaagaagatacagaggcaggttacttttggatgaccctggagacggattgcatttagtatgtccacaaatgctttcaatgccaagtgcatgccaatatgataaaagtgccgctgaatgagctcaatgcaaaaaactcaccttggccattcgttgcctggggaatggatattatttgtccgattgagcccactgcttcaaacagacacaagtttattctggtagccattgattacttcacaaaatgggtagcaactgcatcttacaaagttgtacccaagaaagtcatcacagattttgtcaaggattgtattgtctgccgattcggagttcctgagtccattattacCGACAAcaccgccaatctcaacagtgatctaatgaaaactatatgtgaagctttcaaaatcaagcacaacaaTTCCACATCCTACAAACCTcggatgaatggagccgtagaagccgctaacaaaaacatcaagaagatactatggaaaatggtagagaaccacaaacaatggcatgagaagttaccctttgctctgttagggtaccgcactaTAGTCCGCACTTCAAATAgtgcaactccctacatgttggtttatggtaccgaggttgtcatccTAGCCGAGGTGGAGATTTCTTTTTTAAGAATCAAACATAAGGATGAACTTCTCGATGCAGAatagataaggagtcgctatgaacaattggcccttattgatggaaagagaatgaacacAGTGTGTTacggccaactttatcagaacagaatgttccGAGCTTTCAACAAAAAAGTCAAACTAAGACAGTTCACACTAGGGCAGTCGGCATTAAAGAAAATCTTCACGCATCAAGctgaagccaaggggaaattctccCCCAGCTGTCAAGGTCCGTACATGATCCATAGGGTGCTAAcatgaggagcactcatacttgcagaaatggattgagaagtctggccaaaaccaatcaattcagatgcagtcaagagatgcTATGCCTAGATTACTTTACATTtattttctgatgtaattgaactacgcttgacctgattcccgtttaagaggggatacgtaggcaaccttatgggttcagtcatatcataataaaattttcatttctccCAAGAgcaaaaactagggcagaattttgaggaggacccttaaaattccgaagCAAGTCCAGTCAATGCCAACATGTGTCAGACGAtcagtaatcagttaagaaattggggcagaattttgagaaggattctcaaaattgcGAAGAAGGTTTAGCAATATCCATTATCCGCAAACTACAGAATGATCATCTACTAAACTatggtagaattttgaggagggccctcacaATTCCGACATAAGGGAGCTacaatgcctttgagatgtgttacagtcactagttcatctaaatgtatcaatatatttctgaaataactctatttttatcaataattgcatattttttgaaaaactctATTTctataacagtcaggtgttacctaggGGAATTCAAAAGGGGCTTTCAGAATGGAGCATAGCAAGGCTAGGGACGAAgcatgaaccaacctccccctcacagaacttacaatttttcttgaatgcaggcacatttgacgtaacgatagcgctcgcaaaacatgtatacacaaagataattcactatcaatcaggTCATCAGACATCGAATACATCTCAAACTAAGACATATGCTACTTTTACTTACTACTTGCTCTCTGCATGAGGAAAATACTTGTCTCCAcattcgcatgaggctaatccctgcctccatatctgcgtgtgtctaatccttgactctataGCTTCATGAGGCCAATTTTTTGCCTCCCTACTTGTATGAgtataatccttgactccatacctgcatgaggctaatccttacctcccaacttgcatgagtctaatccctgactccatacctgtatgaggctaatccctacctccctacttgtatgagtctaatccttgactctatacctgcataaggctaatccttgcctccctacttacaggagtctaatccttgactccatacctgcatgaggataatcctttcctccatacttgcaggagtctaatccctgactccatacctatatgaggctaatccctgcctccctacttgcatgagtctaatccttaagTCCATACAtgcgtgaggctaatccttgcctccatgtttgcatgagtctaatccttgactccatacctgcatgaggctaatccctgcctccctacttgaatgagtctaatccttgactctatacctccatgaggctaatccctgcctccctacttgcatgagtctaatcctttactctatacctgcatgaggctaatccctgcctccctgcTTGCATATGTATAATCCTTGACACCatacctgtatgaggctaatccttgcctccctacttgcatgagtctaatccttgactgcATACCtgcgtgaggctaatccctacctccctaattgcatgaggctaatctttgcctctatacctgcatgaggctaatccttgcctccatttTCACATGGGACTAAGCAGTGTCCCTTTTGCACATATATTGCTTTATTTTACTATCTATTTGcgtttcaatcgggctaagctctaccctccatttcacaagactaatcaTTGTCTTGATAACATCATGCCTATTGCATATtatgggctaaaatatcgccaatctatccgaaggcgtcataaactaaaggcatcatcctcatagccggaagacaccatgccatggcttgaggatctctcaaatttgtaaatcattattcaaaggcgtcattgttcggaggcaccattgtcATGGCCCGAGAAAATCATTTTCTGGCCTGTGAATCCCTTACTAAACAATTCAtcgcccaggacgtcatggtccaaggacgtcatctttaaccgtccaaagacaaccttcatggtccaaagggaatctgcatcatgtttaaattttcgcaaatacttttatagcatcttttatctgcaggcaaccagtaagcaaccgctatcctagtaggagcgatCTCGCTCAAGTTCCTTCAACTATCCCGAGCTTTGACCGATCACCGTAGCCGCTTCGGTATCGCGTGTCCGTTCTtacaataatttcatcggcatattccgtaGATGAATCCGGAACAACACATGGCccgattcctgtaaaactagagATATCTAGGCAGCTCTAAGACCGGAGTCCGGCCCCTTTCTTTCAAAGCATCCggcccggtcaaaattggccatcatttctttaacCGAAATCTATTTCATCCTTCTCgggaaaagaggggcagctgttgatacctaatttttccctatatattttaaatatgcataaatacttccacaacagcatatatgtgcatatataagcatgaacaaggttttttataatttttcctataattttaaggatttaaattgatttatttccttccttgCCTTTTATTCAAAAAATCCCTAGTAATTATCCCTCtaattattgttgtggtaatttagacatttaatttttatatttattccaatatatggttaaaatatttttttatgaattCTTATAactgcattttgtatttttaaagctaaattgcatataattgcaatattagtccattaatgtataattacatttatatgcataaaattgatctcctatatttttaaaaatgttaaatatctattttaaatcattatAGTACATGAAATtagttttttaaaaattatttatcatttattataaattatattggGAAAAtgggctatttaaaatatagctagATTTGCATTTTGATTGTAGCCCAATTTAAACCTAACCCATGCCCAATTTCATATTAAaaatacccgacccaaaccctgaACCCGCCTACCCAACCCAAAGCCATATTAAATCCTGGCTGTTGATCTAAAAGATTAACGACCCTGTCCGTTCATACAATTTTAAATCCAAATGACCCCTAAACCTAGCTCATTATTCATAGACCGTCACCtttgtattctctcatctcctctcgtctctcaaccactcaacctaaccctaacttCTTCAACCACCGACCTTCTTCTCCagtcttctccggtgatctcccttcaactcctaagcctccaatggctcctctattgcCATGCTCTCCTTCTCTAACGTCTTCAAGGGCCCTAGGCcacgccgacttgcatctagaATTTTTCATTTGGCTGTTCTTGGCTACTttagtgtgatttcgagcaaaataaCGCCGTacttgttacgatccttgggattctagacaggttctttcatctctacatgggtttcttctgaaacacTAATTTCTGCctacatctcctagatctgtacgatTTTAAAATGATTTCAGTCTGTTTCTTTGATGTTCTACATTATCTTtggaactctttacaagaatcatcggTTTTAAAgtattttcaccttcttctaaaattagggttttcagaacttcttctaaaactttgtttaaactgattttttatgtttaaacttctattttctcgCATACTTCGAATGATTCTGTGAGTTTACTATCTCTTCAACTTGCCTATGtggaaagccctaatttttctaggtttctttgtttgattttgtgaCTAGCCtattcttgtttgagtttctgtgactatttCACTTCGAATGTGTTTCTACTGAGCATCTATTGCTTAACTTATATCATCTCTGTATGtttatgttcatcttgattgttca
This region includes:
- the LOC138875287 gene encoding uncharacterized protein: MFFDVAANFKGVGIGEVLVLETGQHYLVSAKLRFPCTNNMVKYEACIPGLNMAVDMNVQELLVIDNSNLLVHQELRKRFTKIEFRYVPRIPNDFVEALATLSSMIQYPNKNYIDPIPMRIHNQPAYCAHDEDEADGKPWFHDIKEYISKGEYPEHANHT